From one Notolabrus celidotus isolate fNotCel1 chromosome 2, fNotCel1.pri, whole genome shotgun sequence genomic stretch:
- the swt1 gene encoding transcriptional protein SWT1 isoform X1, with protein MSKKSKKRKHKRSTSSSGEEEKRSKYRDDTRSFKSDTKRHHVSSTESCAEKGKKHDAPVVKETSQSTRQIKKPVYRLTKSHAADQKPVSKEEESRKTKSVTVSSHREHSSGKAKHDTSGKDNTASGSKTVDRGTSKPSKHTHTVPQRTEETSKGSRDEKSSHRSPSKIKKIMSPSLVSDRHKEHEKTALKRRHTAEEPSRTRDDRNSYQARELSRGPSREQSREPSREPSGEPSGKPSREPSREPSREPSGKPSGEPSRGPSRGPSMEPSREPSREPSREPSREPSKTSHVSWECVKKTAKELVQETCSRDNKKILKIKTRPCTEVKTFSLSPKESSFTSAKPSTSVSSSKLVNNFTPVQGNVTYVPYQTAKSTPAEKQKSCLASPQPVKFRIPKKGQTRPVGRTLENKNVYSTNKKGPEPPKSAASENKPKKNSVPQTHSCLAATPTVSPEGQTKRPSVSGQPAATTPTLTKPRHDQIQVADRLHLARSEKSLEVNVMQSYDWSGQLPATTATPTKPRHDQIQVAEELHLARSEKRLEVNVMQSYGELTCMEIDPPEEAAESQCKQPLQQDLFLVLDTNILISHLDYIKKIRSNGHKALGFPVVLIPWVVLQELDSLKHRDGLVGSVGRLAIPAISYIHDSLKSRKPRLWGQSMQQAAESSNDLNAENNDDRVLQCCLQYQSLYPECALILCTNDKNLCSKALLSGVRALSKIDLEKEVGSSSYGFNAQQSIKTSTLPHTSPQVSSTIQNRSFTPVQPHSQQRPEPSAGFIEKDYEQQSREEDEEEANWDPRCVSDFEDCLREVLSDVLEVEMKAAFDNLWIEIVYVKPPWTLQEVLQCLKKHWIAVFGQVVQRSLLQTVLYLIDFFNSGKKMDCSNTKAALRAAKEFLRAFGKRSRCVPGAIFQLENLFNKLQPQVSQMKSYSGDSPATDVIMNEDDEEKHPTPAQVSHQDVWDLFENIWSKVFQTSLQVFKALGFDPHTMQPAQPAGGPPPPQDALLCLHNLSSVVSQLLQAFSSVLSSAPGSDEAHTLFTVIHSNEIVEVDSRLTAQHLHECFSHQEYREKLSAGGSCLMELKGALDRCLWTVTPQS; from the exons ATGTCgaaaaagtcaaagaagagaaagCACAAAAGGTCAACTTCATCCTCAGGTGAAGAAGAAAAG AGATCCAAGTATCGAGACGACACCAGAAGCTTCAAAAGTGACACTAAGAGGCATCATGTGAGCAGCACAGAAAG TTGTgcagaaaaagggaaaaaacatGACGCCCCCGTTGTTAAAGAAACCTCCCAAAGCACCCGTCAGATCAAGAAGCCTGTCTACAGACTGACAAAAAGCCATGCAGCGGACCAGAAACCTGTGAGcaaggaagaggagagcaggaaaacaaaaagtgtCACTGTGTCATCCCATAGGGAACACAGCTCTGGCAAAGCAAAACATGATACTTCAGGGAAAGATAACACTGCCAGTGGGAGTAAGACTGTGGATAGGGGAACTTCAAAaccctccaaacacacacacacagttcctcAGAGAACAGAGGAGACATCTAAAGGCAGCCGAGATGAGAAGTCTTCCCACAGGAGTccttccaaaataaaaaagataatgaGTCCCAGTTTGGTTTCTGATAGACacaaagaacatgaaaaaaCTGCACTGAAGAGGAGACACACAGCTGAAGAACCATCAAGGACAAGAGATGACAGAAACAGTTACCAAGCCAGGGAACTGAGCAGGGGACCGAGCAGGGAACAGAGCAGGGAACCGAGCAGGGAACCGAGCGGGGAACCGAGCGGGAAACCAAGCAGGGAACCGAGCAGGGAACCGAGCAGGGAACCGAGCGGGAAACCGAGCGGGGAACCGAGCAGGGGACCGAGCAGGGGACCGAGCATGGAACCGAGCAGGGAACCGAGCAGGGAACCGAGCAGGGAACCAAGCAGGGAACCAAGCAAGACTTCCCATGTATCCTGGGAGTGTGTTAAGAAGACAGCAAAGGAGCTGGTCCAAGAAACGTGTAGCAgggataataaaaaaatattaaagatcAAAACACGCCCGTGTACAGAAGTCAAAacgttctctctctcccccaaaGAATCCTCTTTCACCTCAGCCAAGCCCTCTACCTCAGTCAGTAGCTCAAAACTGGTGAATAATTTCACTCCAGTCCAAGGGAACGTCACCTATGTACCTTACCAGACAGCGAAGTCAACACCTGCTGAGAAACAAAAATCATGTCTGGCGTCGCCTCAGCCTGTTAAATTTAGGATACCCAAAAAGGGTCAGACGAGGCCAGTGGGTCGCACCCttgagaataaaaatgtttattctacaaacaaaaaagggCCAGAGCCTCCAAAGTCTGCAGCCTCAGAGAACAAACCCAAGAAAAACTCTGTACCGCAAACTCACAGCTGTTTGGCTGCAACACCGACTGTTTCACCTGAAGGACAAACCAAGAGACCGTCTGTGTCAGGCCAGCCTGCAGCTACGACACCTACCCTCACGAAGCCCCGGCATGACcag ATCCAGGTGGCTGACAGACTTCATCTCGCTCGCTCTGAGAAGAGCTTGGAGGTGAATGTAATGCAGAGCTATGATTGGTCAGGTCAGCTTCCAGCTACGACTGCTACCCCCACGAAACCACGGCATGACCAG ATCCAGGTGGCTGAGGAGCTTCATCTCGCTCGCTCTGAGAAGAGGTTGGAGGTGAATGTGATGCAGAGCTATGGGGAGCTCACCTGTATGGAAATAGACCCTCCAGAAGAAGCTGCTGAATCACAAT GCAAACAACCCCTTCAGCAGGACCTGTTCCTGGTTTTGGACACCAACATTCTGATCAGTCATCTGGATTATATAAAGAAGATCCGATCTAACGGCCATAAAG CTCTGGGCTTCCCTGTAGTCCTGATCCCCTGGGTTGTGCTTCAGGAGCTGGATTCCCTGAAACACAGGGATGGTCTGGTGGGCTCTGTGGGTCGCCTGGCCATCCCCGCCATCTCGTACATCCACGACTCTTTGAAGAGCAGGAAACCTCGACTCTGGGGGCAGTCCATGCAGCAggctgcagagagcagca ATGATCTGAATGCTGAGAACAACGATGACAGAGTGCTGCAGTGCTGCCTGCAGTACCAGAGTCTGTACCCAGAGTGTGCTCTCATCTTATGCAC tAATGATAAGAACCTGTGCAGTAAGGCGCTCCTGAGTGGGGTGAGGGCGCTCAGCAAGATTGATTTGGAGAAAGAGGTTGGCAGCTCCAGTTATGGCTTTAATGCTCAGCAAAGTATTAAAACATCCACACTCCCTCACACCAGCCCTCAGGTTTCATCCACAATCCAGAACAGGAGCTTTACACCCGTGCAGCCTCACAGCCAACAGAGACCGGAGCCTTCTGCAGGGTTTATAGAGAAAG ATTacgagcagcagagcagagaagaggatgaggaggaggcaAATTGGGATCCTAGATGTGTCTCTGACTTTGAGGACTGCCTGCGTGAGGTGCTGTCTGATGTTTTAGAGGTGGAGATGAAAGCAGCTTTTGATAATCTCTGGATTGAG ATAGTTTATGTAAAGCCACCGTGGACTCTTCAGGAAGTCCTGCAGTGTTTGAAGAAGCACTGGATTGCTGTCTTTGGCCAAGTTGTCCAACGGAGTCTGCTGCAGACCGTTTTATATCTTATTGACTTCTTCAACTCAG GTAAAAAAATGGACTGCAGTAACACCAAAGCAGCCCTCCGAGCAGCGAAGGAGTTTTTGAGAGCCTTTGGGAAAAGATCAAGGTGTGTTCCAGGCGCCATCTTTCAACTGGAAAACCTTTTCAATAAGCTTCAACCACAGGTCAGCCAGATGAAGAGTTATAGT gGGGATTCTCCTGCCACTGATGTTATCAtgaatgaagatgatgaagaaaaacatcccacGCCAGCACAGGTCTCTCACCAGGACGTCTGGGACCTGTTCGAGAACATCTGGTCGAAAGTGTTTCAAACAAG CTTGCAAGTGTTCAAAGCTCTGGGCTTTGACCCTCACACTATGcagccagctcagcctgcaGGAGGTCCTCCGCCACCACAAGAcgccctgctctgtttgcacaATCTGTCCTCCGTGGTCTCACAGCTGCTCCAGGCCTTCAGCAG
- the swt1 gene encoding transcriptional protein SWT1 isoform X3 has protein sequence MSKKSKKRKHKRSTSSSGEEEKRSKYRDDTRSFKSDTKRHHVSSTESCAEKGKKHDAPVVKETSQSTRQIKKPVYRLTKSHAADQKPVSKEEESRKTKSVTVSSHREHSSGKAKHDTSGKDNTASGSKTVDRGTSKPSKHTHTVPQRTEETSKGSRDEKSSHRSPSKIKKIMSPSLVSDRHKEHEKTALKRRHTAEEPSRTRDDRNSYQARELSRGPSREQSREPSREPSGEPSGKPSREPSREPSREPSGKPSGEPSRGPSRGPSMEPSREPSREPSREPSREPSKTSHVSWECVKKTAKELVQETCSRDNKKILKIKTRPCTEVKTFSLSPKESSFTSAKPSTSVSSSKLVNNFTPVQGNVTYVPYQTAKSTPAEKQKSCLASPQPVKFRIPKKGQTRPVGRTLENKNVYSTNKKGPEPPKSAASENKPKKNSVPQTHSCLAATPTVSPEGQTKRPSVSGQPAATTPTLTKPRHDQIQVADRLHLARSEKSLEVNVMQSYDWSGQLPATTATPTKPRHDQIQVAEELHLARSEKRLEVNVMQSYGELTCMEIDPPEEAAESQCKQPLQQDLFLVLDTNILISHLDYIKKIRSNGHKALGFPVVLIPWVVLQELDSLKHRDGLVGSVGRLAIPAISYIHDSLKSRKPRLWGQSMQQAAESSNDLNAENNDDRVLQCCLQYQSLYPECALILCTNDKNLCSKALLSGVRALSKIDLEKEVGSSSYGFNAQQSIKTSTLPHTSPQVSSTIQNRSFTPVQPHSQQRPEPSAGFIEKDYEQQSREEDEEEANWDPRCVSDFEDCLREVLSDVLEVEMKAAFDNLWIEIVYVKPPWTLQEVLQCLKKHWIAVFGQVVQRSLLQTVLYLIDFFNSGKKMDCSNTKAALRAAKEFLRAFGKRSRCVPGAIFQLENLFNKLQPQGDSPATDVIMNEDDEEKHPTPAQVSHQDVWDLFENIWSKVFQTSLQVFKALGFDPHTMQPAQPAGGPPPPQDALLCLHNLSSVVSQLLQAFSSVLSSAPGSDEAHTLFTVIHSNEIVEVDSRLTAQHLHECFSHQEYR, from the exons ATGTCgaaaaagtcaaagaagagaaagCACAAAAGGTCAACTTCATCCTCAGGTGAAGAAGAAAAG AGATCCAAGTATCGAGACGACACCAGAAGCTTCAAAAGTGACACTAAGAGGCATCATGTGAGCAGCACAGAAAG TTGTgcagaaaaagggaaaaaacatGACGCCCCCGTTGTTAAAGAAACCTCCCAAAGCACCCGTCAGATCAAGAAGCCTGTCTACAGACTGACAAAAAGCCATGCAGCGGACCAGAAACCTGTGAGcaaggaagaggagagcaggaaaacaaaaagtgtCACTGTGTCATCCCATAGGGAACACAGCTCTGGCAAAGCAAAACATGATACTTCAGGGAAAGATAACACTGCCAGTGGGAGTAAGACTGTGGATAGGGGAACTTCAAAaccctccaaacacacacacacagttcctcAGAGAACAGAGGAGACATCTAAAGGCAGCCGAGATGAGAAGTCTTCCCACAGGAGTccttccaaaataaaaaagataatgaGTCCCAGTTTGGTTTCTGATAGACacaaagaacatgaaaaaaCTGCACTGAAGAGGAGACACACAGCTGAAGAACCATCAAGGACAAGAGATGACAGAAACAGTTACCAAGCCAGGGAACTGAGCAGGGGACCGAGCAGGGAACAGAGCAGGGAACCGAGCAGGGAACCGAGCGGGGAACCGAGCGGGAAACCAAGCAGGGAACCGAGCAGGGAACCGAGCAGGGAACCGAGCGGGAAACCGAGCGGGGAACCGAGCAGGGGACCGAGCAGGGGACCGAGCATGGAACCGAGCAGGGAACCGAGCAGGGAACCGAGCAGGGAACCAAGCAGGGAACCAAGCAAGACTTCCCATGTATCCTGGGAGTGTGTTAAGAAGACAGCAAAGGAGCTGGTCCAAGAAACGTGTAGCAgggataataaaaaaatattaaagatcAAAACACGCCCGTGTACAGAAGTCAAAacgttctctctctcccccaaaGAATCCTCTTTCACCTCAGCCAAGCCCTCTACCTCAGTCAGTAGCTCAAAACTGGTGAATAATTTCACTCCAGTCCAAGGGAACGTCACCTATGTACCTTACCAGACAGCGAAGTCAACACCTGCTGAGAAACAAAAATCATGTCTGGCGTCGCCTCAGCCTGTTAAATTTAGGATACCCAAAAAGGGTCAGACGAGGCCAGTGGGTCGCACCCttgagaataaaaatgtttattctacaaacaaaaaagggCCAGAGCCTCCAAAGTCTGCAGCCTCAGAGAACAAACCCAAGAAAAACTCTGTACCGCAAACTCACAGCTGTTTGGCTGCAACACCGACTGTTTCACCTGAAGGACAAACCAAGAGACCGTCTGTGTCAGGCCAGCCTGCAGCTACGACACCTACCCTCACGAAGCCCCGGCATGACcag ATCCAGGTGGCTGACAGACTTCATCTCGCTCGCTCTGAGAAGAGCTTGGAGGTGAATGTAATGCAGAGCTATGATTGGTCAGGTCAGCTTCCAGCTACGACTGCTACCCCCACGAAACCACGGCATGACCAG ATCCAGGTGGCTGAGGAGCTTCATCTCGCTCGCTCTGAGAAGAGGTTGGAGGTGAATGTGATGCAGAGCTATGGGGAGCTCACCTGTATGGAAATAGACCCTCCAGAAGAAGCTGCTGAATCACAAT GCAAACAACCCCTTCAGCAGGACCTGTTCCTGGTTTTGGACACCAACATTCTGATCAGTCATCTGGATTATATAAAGAAGATCCGATCTAACGGCCATAAAG CTCTGGGCTTCCCTGTAGTCCTGATCCCCTGGGTTGTGCTTCAGGAGCTGGATTCCCTGAAACACAGGGATGGTCTGGTGGGCTCTGTGGGTCGCCTGGCCATCCCCGCCATCTCGTACATCCACGACTCTTTGAAGAGCAGGAAACCTCGACTCTGGGGGCAGTCCATGCAGCAggctgcagagagcagca ATGATCTGAATGCTGAGAACAACGATGACAGAGTGCTGCAGTGCTGCCTGCAGTACCAGAGTCTGTACCCAGAGTGTGCTCTCATCTTATGCAC tAATGATAAGAACCTGTGCAGTAAGGCGCTCCTGAGTGGGGTGAGGGCGCTCAGCAAGATTGATTTGGAGAAAGAGGTTGGCAGCTCCAGTTATGGCTTTAATGCTCAGCAAAGTATTAAAACATCCACACTCCCTCACACCAGCCCTCAGGTTTCATCCACAATCCAGAACAGGAGCTTTACACCCGTGCAGCCTCACAGCCAACAGAGACCGGAGCCTTCTGCAGGGTTTATAGAGAAAG ATTacgagcagcagagcagagaagaggatgaggaggaggcaAATTGGGATCCTAGATGTGTCTCTGACTTTGAGGACTGCCTGCGTGAGGTGCTGTCTGATGTTTTAGAGGTGGAGATGAAAGCAGCTTTTGATAATCTCTGGATTGAG ATAGTTTATGTAAAGCCACCGTGGACTCTTCAGGAAGTCCTGCAGTGTTTGAAGAAGCACTGGATTGCTGTCTTTGGCCAAGTTGTCCAACGGAGTCTGCTGCAGACCGTTTTATATCTTATTGACTTCTTCAACTCAG GTAAAAAAATGGACTGCAGTAACACCAAAGCAGCCCTCCGAGCAGCGAAGGAGTTTTTGAGAGCCTTTGGGAAAAGATCAAGGTGTGTTCCAGGCGCCATCTTTCAACTGGAAAACCTTTTCAATAAGCTTCAACCACAG gGGGATTCTCCTGCCACTGATGTTATCAtgaatgaagatgatgaagaaaaacatcccacGCCAGCACAGGTCTCTCACCAGGACGTCTGGGACCTGTTCGAGAACATCTGGTCGAAAGTGTTTCAAACAAG CTTGCAAGTGTTCAAAGCTCTGGGCTTTGACCCTCACACTATGcagccagctcagcctgcaGGAGGTCCTCCGCCACCACAAGAcgccctgctctgtttgcacaATCTGTCCTCCGTGGTCTCACAGCTGCTCCAGGCCTTCAGCAG
- the swt1 gene encoding transcriptional protein SWT1 isoform X2, with protein MSKKSKKRKHKRSTSSSGEEEKRSKYRDDTRSFKSDTKRHHVSSTESCAEKGKKHDAPVVKETSQSTRQIKKPVYRLTKSHAADQKPVSKEEESRKTKSVTVSSHREHSSGKAKHDTSGKDNTASGSKTVDRGTSKPSKHTHTVPQRTEETSKGSRDEKSSHRSPSKIKKIMSPSLVSDRHKEHEKTALKRRHTAEEPSRTRDDRNSYQARELSRGPSREQSREPSREPSGEPSGKPSREPSREPSREPSGKPSGEPSRGPSRGPSMEPSREPSREPSREPSREPSKTSHVSWECVKKTAKELVQETCSRDNKKILKIKTRPCTEVKTFSLSPKESSFTSAKPSTSVSSSKLVNNFTPVQGNVTYVPYQTAKSTPAEKQKSCLASPQPVKFRIPKKGQTRPVGRTLENKNVYSTNKKGPEPPKSAASENKPKKNSVPQTHSCLAATPTVSPEGQTKRPSVSGQPAATTPTLTKPRHDQIQVADRLHLARSEKSLEVNVMQSYDWSGQLPATTATPTKPRHDQIQVAEELHLARSEKRLEVNVMQSYGELTCMEIDPPEEAAESQCKQPLQQDLFLVLDTNILISHLDYIKKIRSNGHKALGFPVVLIPWVVLQELDSLKHRDGLVGSVGRLAIPAISYIHDSLKSRKPRLWGQSMQQAAESSNDLNAENNDDRVLQCCLQYQSLYPECALILCTNDKNLCSKALLSGVRALSKIDLEKEVGSSSYGFNAQQSIKTSTLPHTSPQVSSTIQNRSFTPVQPHSQQRPEPSAGFIEKDYEQQSREEDEEEANWDPRCVSDFEDCLREVLSDVLEVEMKAAFDNLWIEIVYVKPPWTLQEVLQCLKKHWIAVFGQVVQRSLLQTVLYLIDFFNSGKKMDCSNTKAALRAAKEFLRAFGKRSRCVPGAIFQLENLFNKLQPQGDSPATDVIMNEDDEEKHPTPAQVSHQDVWDLFENIWSKVFQTSLQVFKALGFDPHTMQPAQPAGGPPPPQDALLCLHNLSSVVSQLLQAFSSVLSSAPGSDEAHTLFTVIHSNEIVEVDSRLTAQHLHECFSHQEYREKLSAGGSCLMELKGALDRCLWTVTPQS; from the exons ATGTCgaaaaagtcaaagaagagaaagCACAAAAGGTCAACTTCATCCTCAGGTGAAGAAGAAAAG AGATCCAAGTATCGAGACGACACCAGAAGCTTCAAAAGTGACACTAAGAGGCATCATGTGAGCAGCACAGAAAG TTGTgcagaaaaagggaaaaaacatGACGCCCCCGTTGTTAAAGAAACCTCCCAAAGCACCCGTCAGATCAAGAAGCCTGTCTACAGACTGACAAAAAGCCATGCAGCGGACCAGAAACCTGTGAGcaaggaagaggagagcaggaaaacaaaaagtgtCACTGTGTCATCCCATAGGGAACACAGCTCTGGCAAAGCAAAACATGATACTTCAGGGAAAGATAACACTGCCAGTGGGAGTAAGACTGTGGATAGGGGAACTTCAAAaccctccaaacacacacacacagttcctcAGAGAACAGAGGAGACATCTAAAGGCAGCCGAGATGAGAAGTCTTCCCACAGGAGTccttccaaaataaaaaagataatgaGTCCCAGTTTGGTTTCTGATAGACacaaagaacatgaaaaaaCTGCACTGAAGAGGAGACACACAGCTGAAGAACCATCAAGGACAAGAGATGACAGAAACAGTTACCAAGCCAGGGAACTGAGCAGGGGACCGAGCAGGGAACAGAGCAGGGAACCGAGCAGGGAACCGAGCGGGGAACCGAGCGGGAAACCAAGCAGGGAACCGAGCAGGGAACCGAGCAGGGAACCGAGCGGGAAACCGAGCGGGGAACCGAGCAGGGGACCGAGCAGGGGACCGAGCATGGAACCGAGCAGGGAACCGAGCAGGGAACCGAGCAGGGAACCAAGCAGGGAACCAAGCAAGACTTCCCATGTATCCTGGGAGTGTGTTAAGAAGACAGCAAAGGAGCTGGTCCAAGAAACGTGTAGCAgggataataaaaaaatattaaagatcAAAACACGCCCGTGTACAGAAGTCAAAacgttctctctctcccccaaaGAATCCTCTTTCACCTCAGCCAAGCCCTCTACCTCAGTCAGTAGCTCAAAACTGGTGAATAATTTCACTCCAGTCCAAGGGAACGTCACCTATGTACCTTACCAGACAGCGAAGTCAACACCTGCTGAGAAACAAAAATCATGTCTGGCGTCGCCTCAGCCTGTTAAATTTAGGATACCCAAAAAGGGTCAGACGAGGCCAGTGGGTCGCACCCttgagaataaaaatgtttattctacaaacaaaaaagggCCAGAGCCTCCAAAGTCTGCAGCCTCAGAGAACAAACCCAAGAAAAACTCTGTACCGCAAACTCACAGCTGTTTGGCTGCAACACCGACTGTTTCACCTGAAGGACAAACCAAGAGACCGTCTGTGTCAGGCCAGCCTGCAGCTACGACACCTACCCTCACGAAGCCCCGGCATGACcag ATCCAGGTGGCTGACAGACTTCATCTCGCTCGCTCTGAGAAGAGCTTGGAGGTGAATGTAATGCAGAGCTATGATTGGTCAGGTCAGCTTCCAGCTACGACTGCTACCCCCACGAAACCACGGCATGACCAG ATCCAGGTGGCTGAGGAGCTTCATCTCGCTCGCTCTGAGAAGAGGTTGGAGGTGAATGTGATGCAGAGCTATGGGGAGCTCACCTGTATGGAAATAGACCCTCCAGAAGAAGCTGCTGAATCACAAT GCAAACAACCCCTTCAGCAGGACCTGTTCCTGGTTTTGGACACCAACATTCTGATCAGTCATCTGGATTATATAAAGAAGATCCGATCTAACGGCCATAAAG CTCTGGGCTTCCCTGTAGTCCTGATCCCCTGGGTTGTGCTTCAGGAGCTGGATTCCCTGAAACACAGGGATGGTCTGGTGGGCTCTGTGGGTCGCCTGGCCATCCCCGCCATCTCGTACATCCACGACTCTTTGAAGAGCAGGAAACCTCGACTCTGGGGGCAGTCCATGCAGCAggctgcagagagcagca ATGATCTGAATGCTGAGAACAACGATGACAGAGTGCTGCAGTGCTGCCTGCAGTACCAGAGTCTGTACCCAGAGTGTGCTCTCATCTTATGCAC tAATGATAAGAACCTGTGCAGTAAGGCGCTCCTGAGTGGGGTGAGGGCGCTCAGCAAGATTGATTTGGAGAAAGAGGTTGGCAGCTCCAGTTATGGCTTTAATGCTCAGCAAAGTATTAAAACATCCACACTCCCTCACACCAGCCCTCAGGTTTCATCCACAATCCAGAACAGGAGCTTTACACCCGTGCAGCCTCACAGCCAACAGAGACCGGAGCCTTCTGCAGGGTTTATAGAGAAAG ATTacgagcagcagagcagagaagaggatgaggaggaggcaAATTGGGATCCTAGATGTGTCTCTGACTTTGAGGACTGCCTGCGTGAGGTGCTGTCTGATGTTTTAGAGGTGGAGATGAAAGCAGCTTTTGATAATCTCTGGATTGAG ATAGTTTATGTAAAGCCACCGTGGACTCTTCAGGAAGTCCTGCAGTGTTTGAAGAAGCACTGGATTGCTGTCTTTGGCCAAGTTGTCCAACGGAGTCTGCTGCAGACCGTTTTATATCTTATTGACTTCTTCAACTCAG GTAAAAAAATGGACTGCAGTAACACCAAAGCAGCCCTCCGAGCAGCGAAGGAGTTTTTGAGAGCCTTTGGGAAAAGATCAAGGTGTGTTCCAGGCGCCATCTTTCAACTGGAAAACCTTTTCAATAAGCTTCAACCACAG gGGGATTCTCCTGCCACTGATGTTATCAtgaatgaagatgatgaagaaaaacatcccacGCCAGCACAGGTCTCTCACCAGGACGTCTGGGACCTGTTCGAGAACATCTGGTCGAAAGTGTTTCAAACAAG CTTGCAAGTGTTCAAAGCTCTGGGCTTTGACCCTCACACTATGcagccagctcagcctgcaGGAGGTCCTCCGCCACCACAAGAcgccctgctctgtttgcacaATCTGTCCTCCGTGGTCTCACAGCTGCTCCAGGCCTTCAGCAG